TGATGATAAACGAATTCAATCATATGGGAAATGTTCTTACACAGCTCGCGTCGAATGCTGAATTCTCCGAGAAGGTGGCGAGCTATCTGCCACCTGATATCTGGCAGTGGGTGCGTGACACTGTGCAGTCACCGGAGGTCAAGGATCTCTTTTCTTCCGCTGGAGCGACCAAAATAGCCAAGGGTGCTTTGCAGACCGTGGTTCCCGGTATCAAGGGCGTGGCTGTTGGAGCGCTGAACGCCGTGGTAGGACTCATCGGACTGTTTGTTATTCTGCTGTATTTGATTTTTCTGCTGGCTGATTTTGGGAAGATCAAGGAATCCTGGCAAAATTATTTGCCCGGCAAATACCGCGAAGGCATCACTGGCTTTCTCGCTGAATTTGAGAAGACCATGGGGTTGTATTTCAGGGGACAGATCACGGTCTGTCTTATTGTGGGCGTGCTTATGTCCATCGGTTTCATGCTCATTGGTCTGCCGCTCGGACTTGTGCTCGGCATGCTCATCGGCCTGCTGAATATTGCGCCGTATCTCGGTGCGGCAGGTGCTGTTCCTGCTGTCCTTCTGGCCGCACTCGATTCGTTGGAATCGGGTGAGTCTGTATGGGTGGGGATAGGTCTCGTGGTGCTTGTCATGTCGGTCGTTCAGATTATTCAGGATGGCTTTCTCGTTCCAAAAATCCAGGGTGAGAGCCTTGGATTATCCCCCTGGCTCATTCTGCTGTCCCTGTCCATATGGGGCAAGCTCCTCGGTTTTCTCGGTCTGCTCATCGCGCTCCCCATGACGTGCCTCTGTCTGTCCTATTATAGGCGCATGCTCGCTCGACGCGAGTAGAGGCTTTTGTGGAGCCGGAATAGTATTTCGGCTTTGTCGGACGAGCTTATTATTTGCCCATCCTGAGACGCATCCTGCTTGGTATTGGGAGGAACTGCGTTCAAACTTGCTGCTCTGCAAGTCGCTCAAGGCTTCCTATGTATGCTCAAAAGGCAGAATGAAATAGAATTCGTTGCTGTTCCCGGTGTGTGAATAGCCGACCTGACCGCCGTGGAGTTCCACGACCTGGCGCACGAAGTAGAGGCCGCGCCCTGTGCCGCTTTTGTGCGCTACGTTGTCGGCGCGGAAACCCGGTTTGAAAACTTCCATGGAGTTTTGCAGTTCCAATGGCTTGCCGGTGGAAGCAACCCACATGCGAATTCCTGGTTTGTTTGGAGAGAAGTAGTCCTTGAGAATCTGCCACCCGTAGGAAATGAATTTTCCTCGACGGCCATCCGGGAGTGTGGATGGTTCTGTATATTTGAGAGCATTGGAAAAGAGGTTGTCGAAGACCTGCGAGATGAGCCCCCGGTCCATGATGAGTCTGATGGTTTGATCCGGCGCACCCCCGAGGGCTAGATTGATTTGAATGCCGCGTTCGTCAAATCGTTGTCTGAATCGGTCGAGCAGGGGCTCCATTATTGTCTTGGAAAGATTCACTTCCCGTTTGTCCAGCACATAGCGGCCCTCTTCGAAGTGCCGACGCCTGAGCAGTGTTTCGAGAAACATTGAAGTCGTCTCGTAGTGGCTGTAAATCTCCTGATACTGTGCTTCGATTCCGGCCGTTATCCGGGCGAGCCGGTTCCCTTCAGTCGTGCATTTTTGTGGAGCGCATTCGCTCATGAGCGAGAGGATATCCGTTGTTACAAGATGGAGCTGTTCAATCTGCCGCTTGAGCCTGTTGAAATAGAGTTTGAAATACATATTGGGCACGATAACGTTGTGTCCGATATCCTGAACAAGCGATTTAATGAATCTGATATGTTCTCGGTTTCGGGCGCGAATAATTCTGTGGTGAAGTTGGAACCCGACACGATTGATGAACTTTGTCAGGAAAAGTCGATCATGTTCCGATAGAGCTCTGCAAGGGTGCATTTCAAAGATGCCAAGGATGTTGTGTGGGGGCACAAAGGGAAGCATGTCATTGTATTCCGGGTTGCTCTGGATGGGGATGAACAGGTGGTTGTCCGAAATTACGGGATGTTCTGAGAATTCGTGGTCCCAAGTCCGAGTAGCCTCTCGATCGCATCGTCCAGTGGAACAGCCTCCCAGGACAAAAGTGTCTTCGTCTTCAAGGATATAAATACTTGATTCAAGTCCGATCAGAATGCGGGGGATGGCCATGCAGACCGCGTAAAACATTTCGCGTCCACGCACCTCTTGGGCAAGATCGAAAAAGATGTTCAGGGCTCGGACTTCACTCATGGGAAAATCGTAGACTTCGTAGTCGTGAAGTTTCGCCTGAATGCGTTCCACCATATATTGTACGCGCGTTGAATCGTCCTGATCGTGGAGATTTGAATTTCCGTCCGAGTCGGTCCAGTCAGGATCGGTCATGGTCACTCCTTGCGGCGAGAGGAAAGTGAATAGTTGTTCCACCATACCTGTCTGATGGCCTTATGACAAGATGAACACGAAAAGGTTATGTTTCTTAACGTAAAAGGGCCGCTTTCGCGGCCCTTTTCGGGGGGTTAGAGGTCTGCTTTCGAGGAGGGGTTTCGAGGTTTGAAACTGTGTTTCAAGGAGGTATGGTATATGCGTAATGGCCAATTATCTGGTCCGCATCCGTCTGACATGATGGGGGTTGTTTGCCTTGACGGGGACCGGGATAAGAACCTTTATGCCGTATTTGTCTTCCTCCTCTTCCCGGACGCCCGCGTCGGCGTCCGGGTCGGTGAGGAGGGATCGTCGCAACAACGCGACGATCAGGATGATGAGAGTGACAGTGATTGCATCAATCATGGTTTGACTTAAAGCACATGCCGTGCCAAACTTATATATTCATCAAATACAGTTGTTTATTAAAAGTTGTATCTGCAACACTTGTGCAAAGTGACGTGGATTGCACAAGTAGTATGTGCTTATTTGCACAGTGTGCACATTGTATCGTTGGCGTGAGTATGCGTGGTTTGCTTGTGTCTGAAATGAAATAACGGCCTGACAACATGATGTTGCCAGGCCGTTATTCATAGGCAGGGAAAGGTGGCTTTTATATCATCAGCAGGGCGTAGGCCGTGCCTACGAGGGCGATGGTTAAGCCTCGTGTCAGTTGGTTGCAGAGTATGAGCTTGAAAGCCATGCGCGGTTTGAAAATGCCTGCGTAGTAGGGGAACTGGTGTCGGAAGGCTCGCATTGGCGAGGAGAGGACGTTGCCGAGCATGAGGGCCAAAACGACTTGGGTTTGAGTCAGACTGGTGTCTGCAATCATGGCACCCGCCGCAGCCAACCCTGCGGTAAATTCAGCGGCCATGTGAAAGGCCACGATACCGAGAGCTTCAGGGGGGAGAAAAGTGAAAAAGGCGGAACTTCCTGACAGGATATCCTGAAGCCAGGCGAACATGCCGACTTGCTTGAGAATGAAGAAGAGCGTGTAGATGGGGCAGGTCAGGTAGAGAACCTTGGGCAGTCGTTTTTTAAATCTGCTCCAGGTTTTTTTCAATGCAGACGACTTATCTCGTTTTTCTTCCATTTCATCAAGTTTGCACGGCAGGCAGCCTTCATCAATTGGCGGGAGCAAAAATTTGCCGGAATAGACGATGCCCATGGTGCGGATGATGGCGGCGAACGCTGTCAGCCCCACATAGACTGTGGCTGCGGATCCGATAAACGGAGCGGCAATGAAAAAAAGGGTCGGAAGATGCAGAAAGTACGTCGGCAGCGAGTTGAACAGATTGGACAGAATCAATTCGCGGTCGTTTATCTCGCCTTTTTCGTGGGCCTCGGAAAGCATGGTGTTGGCCGTGATTCCAGAGAAAAATGCCATAGTGAAGCTGGCTGCGGACACGTCGCGCAATCGTGCACGGCGAGCCAGTGGGGCAGCCAGCTTTGCGGCATATCGAGTCCACTGCAAAGACTCGATGAGGTTACCTACAAGCAAACCCACAGAGATGAAAAAGGTCAGGCGGATCAGGGGCCAAAAAAGCCCGTTCCAGAGAACGGGCCAGGAGAAATCGAATTCCATTTATTTTTTCTTGTT
The genomic region above belongs to uncultured Pseudodesulfovibrio sp. and contains:
- a CDS encoding AI-2E family transporter codes for the protein MFDSDKPYTLDSVVRMLLGVGFFIGLVWLLGFLSSALVPFVAALLMAYLLNPLTCFIEKYVKNRGVAVLLTMCTVMGVAVGTVVLVVPMMINEFNHMGNVLTQLASNAEFSEKVASYLPPDIWQWVRDTVQSPEVKDLFSSAGATKIAKGALQTVVPGIKGVAVGALNAVVGLIGLFVILLYLIFLLADFGKIKESWQNYLPGKYREGITGFLAEFEKTMGLYFRGQITVCLIVGVLMSIGFMLIGLPLGLVLGMLIGLLNIAPYLGAAGAVPAVLLAALDSLESGESVWVGIGLVVLVMSVVQIIQDGFLVPKIQGESLGLSPWLILLSLSIWGKLLGFLGLLIALPMTCLCLSYYRRMLARRE
- a CDS encoding HAMP domain-containing sensor histidine kinase is translated as MTDPDWTDSDGNSNLHDQDDSTRVQYMVERIQAKLHDYEVYDFPMSEVRALNIFFDLAQEVRGREMFYAVCMAIPRILIGLESSIYILEDEDTFVLGGCSTGRCDREATRTWDHEFSEHPVISDNHLFIPIQSNPEYNDMLPFVPPHNILGIFEMHPCRALSEHDRLFLTKFINRVGFQLHHRIIRARNREHIRFIKSLVQDIGHNVIVPNMYFKLYFNRLKRQIEQLHLVTTDILSLMSECAPQKCTTEGNRLARITAGIEAQYQEIYSHYETTSMFLETLLRRRHFEEGRYVLDKREVNLSKTIMEPLLDRFRQRFDERGIQINLALGGAPDQTIRLIMDRGLISQVFDNLFSNALKYTEPSTLPDGRRGKFISYGWQILKDYFSPNKPGIRMWVASTGKPLELQNSMEVFKPGFRADNVAHKSGTGRGLYFVRQVVELHGGQVGYSHTGNSNEFYFILPFEHT